Below is a genomic region from Ostrea edulis chromosome 10, xbOstEdul1.1, whole genome shotgun sequence.
ccagagtatgcgagaatttgggcatgttggtaaataataccagttctgcaacttttgtcgagatcgattcacccgattttaacaatggtgtacTCTCATTGTATTgcagtagactgtagtaatgatttaagaaagaaacatagtacgcagaaatatccacaactgatggattttaatggaaatatgGCGGATTtttcccactgctgtcagccaggaaattcccaaagctgagaagagcttgcgtcaaaatatatagcttcgcgagctaaattcagaattaatttttcctgtatccagacgtttttacacatctttcatttaaaaatgcgTTCAATTGTGGAAAGCACATGGAGGCTAATTGTCTTCCGATGCcgtgttttgaataaacaaaaatgcccaagatcgacacgcttttccggacttctttacaagagagttccgctaactcggtatttacgatcttgcgtatttcTCCCTATGGTCATCCTTAATCAgcataattttctaaaaaaaaaattaaaaaaaaaaaaataaaaaaaaataaaaaaattgaagttCGGTATTTTAATCTGGGGTTTTTCCTATTGCATTACAAATGTCACATTGGGCGTGGCATTCATGTCCTATGGACATATTTCTAGTTATATATGAATCAATATGAATCACATTTTAATTCAATCAATACGTCCTCCAGGGAAGAGTATTATTATACTTATCGATCGGGAATAAAACCATCATACATTTTGAATATAGAGTCACAGCACTGTTCCTCTTCTCACCTTTACATGAATACGAGGTTCGAATATTATCTACATAGAAATGTTTATATCTGGATCTTTGTTAGGGTTCAGGAATTGGAATGGATTCAGGaatttgttgattgattgaatattgtttaacgtccctctcgagaatatttcactcatatggagacatcactattgccggtgaagggctgcaaaatttaggcctatgctcggcgattattgccattgagcagggagggatctttatcgtgccacacctgctatgacacgagGCCTCGATgattgcggtctcatccgaagggccgccccatttagtcgcctcttacgacaagcaaggggtactgaggacctattctaaaccggatccccacgggattcagGAATTGGTATGGGTTCAAAAAATTGTATGAGTTCAGTGGAATTTGTAATGGTTCAGGAATTGCTATGGGTTCTGAATAGTTGAATTTGTAATGGTTCAGAAATTTGTCATTGTGCAGAAAAGTGGATTTTGTACGGACTCAGAACAGTATGAGTTCGAAGTAAGATGTAAAAGCATTGTTGGTAATTTGTTTTGTTAAACTGATGTACAATTTTGCATACGATTTTTCTTGGTTTCGAACCCGAAAAACTACAAttttagtggggggggggggggttcaacaGAAGAGCTAATTTTCCGGctaaacattttattatttttatataccgAAACAAATTACGTTTCCCATCAGCAAAGTACATGCTGTTATTTATATTTGCGCCCGGAATTAGAAATGAAAGTCACGGATCTTGCGGAcatgaggtcccgtgtcaccgTAGATGTTAGCACGAAAAATAACAATCACGCCAACGACCGTAAGCACCATTCCCATGGAGATCCGGGTAAGAACAGGTCCtctgtaccccttgcttgtcgcaagaagcgactaaatggggcggtcctttggatgagacagcaaaatccgaggtcccttTTCACAGCAGGCGTAGCAAGATAAAGATACCTCCATGCTCAAAGactaagcgccgagcattggcctaaattttgcagtccttcaccggcagttgcgacgtctctatatgaatgaaaaattatcgagaggtACTTTAACCAATACACATCCATCCATCCGTAAGCGTTGGTCAAAATATGCGACATTTTACCATATGCTGGTGATGTGTCTGCGTGCATGAAAGATACTCGATtgggaacccccccccccccccccaacataaGCGTTGCAACCCCATTCTTTTGCATGGCATGGCCAACATGGCATTGATAAAGGAGCAGATATGTGGAAAGTTCCGCAGATTTAAACGTTTTCATTGTTTAAAATTATGATGGGATTAATCATCACGTGACTGGGAATTTGTTATTAAAAGTGTAGCTGAACTGGGAATTAAATATTTTGCAATAGTAAtcaggattgattgattgaatattgtttaacgtccctctagagaatgTTTCACTCTTATAGAGACGTTACCACTGTCGgcgaaggactgcaaaatttcggcccatgctcggcgctcatggcgtttgagcagggagggatctttatcgtgccacacctgctgtgacacgggacctcggtttttgtggtctcatccgaaggaccggccccatttagtcgccctctacgacaagcaaggggtactgaggacctattttaacccggatgcCCACGGGATTGGTAATCAGGAGTAGctaatttaatatacatgtatggtgaAAAATTAACGAAGGTATAGTAAATATGAATAGCAATTcgatttttacaaacatgtattttgtaGCTTACGTTTACTCAAACGACAACCCAGTTGAATTTGATTTGTAAcaatttacatgcatttatgTTTTTCAGGCTGCTTTCGTGGACGCTGACAATGCAACGTTTTGTTCTGAAACTGCTCCTTACGTGCATGCTTCTAACATGCCTGACCATCGTCGGGATAACAAATACAGCGAGAAACGTCCAGCCTCGGTACACTGAAAATCAGCCCAGCTCTGTGATACAAATTACTAAAAAGGATTACCCTGTACAGAACCAGAAGTCTCAACTGGTGTCAACCACTGTGTCATTCTTTTCACGTATCACTTACTTATCAAACCCTTCCACAATTTGTGATTCTTTTAAATCACACACCGGAACAAAAATCCTGGTGTTGGTGAAGTCTTCTCCAGAAAATTTCCATCTACGGAAATGGATTCGCTACAAAACCAAAAGTAACAAGGATTTAAAAGACTCTGTTAAAACGGTTTTTCTACTAGGGAAATCTGACAAAAGGGATGAGGATATACTCAAAGAAAGTAAAAGGAACGGAGATATTATTCAAGGAAGTTTTATTGATGCTTACAGAAATCTTACTTACAAAACAGCAATGGGATACATATGGTTAAGGGAGCACTGCGCAGATTCCGAATTTGTTGTGTTTAAAGATGACGACTTTAGAATTAATTTTGTCAACCTCATAAAGCAAATCAAGGGACATAAAAACCCACATTCCATGTTTATGGGCCATCTCGTAAATAACGGTAGCATTATTTACCGTAATCCGAACCATAAATGGTACCTATCCAAAACAGACTATCCTAAAAGTGTTCTTCCACCATACTTCCCAGGTGGCGCTTATTTGGTGAGCACAAGTATCGCTAGAAAATTGTCGTCAAATTTTCATCTAGTAAAATGGATACCAATAGATGATGTATATATTGGACTTGTTGCACAAAAAGTGGGTGTTGATCTAACTCATTCAAAGTTATTTGAATTTGGAAACTGTGATAGGTTTTCGACAAGTATGGCGTGTCAAGAGTTTTCAAGACCCCACGAGGTGCTGGAAGTATGGCGAGCCGTGACTGTCGACGGTCATCAACAAACAAGGACTTGAACCTATCTTAAAAATCGTGTCATCCCAATTCCAAAACCATTGAAAATATTAGTTTGATATCAGTGCAATGTATTTTATCTACAGATGAACAGACACTAAGCAGTATATTTTGTACAATCTCTACTTAAGCGATCTACTCCAGGGCTACAGAGCTACGGACCTAggtcttaaagggactggttcacgatttttgaacaaaatatttttcatttttgatgttggatattaaaagtataactcatttaatgttgacaacaaaatttttgaccttctgaatgcaagaataaaggctatattttagccttaaatatgtgttatgtaaacaaagactcgagtctttttatgtaaacaaacaaacaagtgaaatattaatttcgtaatataaagcatcttaattttgcataatcgcacattttaacttttagcggacacattttacccgaagaatgcttgaaatgtgaaagttataataaacttagatcgatattcatttcttttgaaaatttcgtaaacaataacataccgcaatctttgtttacaaaacaaataatgaac
It encodes:
- the LOC125665301 gene encoding beta-1,3-galactosyltransferase brn-like, translated to MLLTCLTIVGITNTARNVQPRYTENQPSSVIQITKKDYPVQNQKSQLVSTTVSFFSRITYLSNPSTICDSFKSHTGTKILVLVKSSPENFHLRKWIRYKTKSNKDLKDSVKTVFLLGKSDKRDEDILKESKRNGDIIQGSFIDAYRNLTYKTAMGYIWLREHCADSEFVVFKDDDFRINFVNLIKQIKGHKNPHSMFMGHLVNNGSIIYRNPNHKWYLSKTDYPKSVLPPYFPGGAYLVSTSIARKLSSNFHLVKWIPIDDVYIGLVAQKVGVDLTHSKLFEFGNCDRFSTSMACQEFSRPHEVLEVWRAVTVDGHQQTRT